In one window of Musa acuminata AAA Group cultivar baxijiao chromosome BXJ3-2, Cavendish_Baxijiao_AAA, whole genome shotgun sequence DNA:
- the LOC103975533 gene encoding protein SAR DEFICIENT 1-like isoform X2 — MAAKRPRGDSDENSDRLGDKRIKRRPSFATVIKEAMMVSKHQSMLSSLEPLFRKVVQEEVERILLHGTYLRPQRSLQLQVEPAEPSSFKLIFQKPLSQPIFTGTKIDGFDNTPLQILLVATNTLEAPPSLIHLHPLRVELVALQGDFPAGDQEDWTSDEFNIQIVKERTGKRPLLIGDVTVMLRDGAAFVSELYFTDNSSWGKSGMFKIGARVVPGSYRGPRIREAMTEPFKVKDHRGESYKKHYPPALEDEVWRLEKIAKDGKFHKKLADAKINTVQDFLKLWFVNPQSLRQILGQGMSDRKWEATINHAKTCVVGDKLYIHHGRRYAIVLNSVCQVVNIIAGAYRYTLQDLVNRADRDHVHQLAREAYENWGHLEEFHGLLPNTNLPLHQINVQMPRGTVEPDLYTDQDEVGTFVCDFGDDGVGPFNFSDVQSTTY, encoded by the exons ATGGCCGCTAAAAGGCCTCGGGGTGACTCTGACGAAAACTCGGATCGGCTCGGTGATAAAAGGATCAAGCGCAGACCTTCATTTGCGAC GGTGATAAAGGAAGCTATGATGGTGAGCAAACATCAGAGCATGCTTTCGTCCTTGGAGCCATTGTTTCGCAAAGTG GTGCAAGAGGAAGTGGAAAGAATACTGCTTCACGGTACCTATTTACGCCCTCAAAG GTCGCTCCAACTGCAAGTTGAACCAGCAGAGCCATCAAGCTTCAAACTCATCTTCCAAAAGCCGCTATCACAGCCCATCTTCACTGGGACCAAAATCGACGGCTTTGACAACACTCCACTCCAAATCCTCCTTGTAGCCACTAATACTTTGGAAGCTCCTCCATCCTTGATCCATTTACACCCTCTCAGAGTTGAACTAGTAGCACTGCAGGGAGATTTCCCTGCCGGGGATCAGGAGGATTGGACCAGCGACGAGTTCAATATCCAGATTGTGAAAGAAAGAACCGGGAAGAGGCCACTGCTCATCGGAGATGTCACCGTGATGCTTAGAGATGGAGCTGCGTTCGTATCCGAGCTATATTTCACCGATAACTCGAGCTGGGGAAAGAGTGGGATGTTCAAGATAGGTGCCAGGGTTGTGCCAGGAAGCTACCGCGGACCAAGGATTAGAGAAGCCATGACCGAGCCTTTCAAGGTCAAAGATCACAGAGGCGAAT CATACAAAAAGCATTATCCACCAGCCCTAGAAGATGAGGTATGGCGGCTGGAGAAGATCGCCAAGGACGGTAAATTCCACAAGAAGCTGGCAGATGCCAAAATTAACACCGTCCAAGACTTCTTGAAGCTGTGGTTTGTCAACCCACAGAGCCTTCGACAG ATACTGGGACAAGGAATGTCGGATCGGAAGTGGGAGGCGACCATCAATCACGCGAAGACCTGCGTCGTCGGCGACAAACTCTACATCCACCACGGCCGGCGATATGCTATCGTCCTGAACTCAGTTTGCCAGGTTGTGAACATCATTGCCGGCGCTTATAGATACACCCTACAGGATCTGGTTAACAGAGCTGACAGA GACCATGTTCATCAACTAGCTCGAGAAGCATACGAAAATTGGGGTCATTTGGAAGAGTTCCACGGATTGCTGCCTAATACTAATCTTCCTCTACATCAAATTA ATGTGCAGATGCCACGAGGTACTGTAGAACCTGATCTGTACACGGATCAAGACGAGGTTGGAACATTCGTGTGTGACTTTGGCGACGACGGCGTTGGTCCTTTCAACTTTTCTGATGTGCAGTCAACAACATACTAA
- the LOC103975533 gene encoding protein SAR DEFICIENT 1-like isoform X1: MAAKRPRGDSDENSDRLGDKRIKRRPSFATVIKEAMMVSKHQSMLSSLEPLFRKVVQEEVERILLHGTYLRPQRSLQLQVEPAEPSSFKLIFQKPLSQPIFTGTKIDGFDNTPLQILLVATNTLEAPPSLIHLHPLRVELVALQGDFPAGDQEDWTSDEFNIQIVKERTGKRPLLIGDVTVMLRDGAAFVSELYFTDNSSWGKSGMFKIGARVVPGSYRGPRIREAMTEPFKVKDHRGESYKKHYPPALEDEVWRLEKIAKDGKFHKKLADAKINTVQDFLKLWFVNPQSLRQILGQGMSDRKWEATINHAKTCVVGDKLYIHHGRRYAIVLNSVCQVVNIIAGAYRYTLQDLVNRADRDHVHQLAREAYENWGHLEEFHGLLPNTNLPLHQITDVQMPRGTVEPDLYTDQDEVGTFVCDFGDDGVGPFNFSDVQSTTY; the protein is encoded by the exons ATGGCCGCTAAAAGGCCTCGGGGTGACTCTGACGAAAACTCGGATCGGCTCGGTGATAAAAGGATCAAGCGCAGACCTTCATTTGCGAC GGTGATAAAGGAAGCTATGATGGTGAGCAAACATCAGAGCATGCTTTCGTCCTTGGAGCCATTGTTTCGCAAAGTG GTGCAAGAGGAAGTGGAAAGAATACTGCTTCACGGTACCTATTTACGCCCTCAAAG GTCGCTCCAACTGCAAGTTGAACCAGCAGAGCCATCAAGCTTCAAACTCATCTTCCAAAAGCCGCTATCACAGCCCATCTTCACTGGGACCAAAATCGACGGCTTTGACAACACTCCACTCCAAATCCTCCTTGTAGCCACTAATACTTTGGAAGCTCCTCCATCCTTGATCCATTTACACCCTCTCAGAGTTGAACTAGTAGCACTGCAGGGAGATTTCCCTGCCGGGGATCAGGAGGATTGGACCAGCGACGAGTTCAATATCCAGATTGTGAAAGAAAGAACCGGGAAGAGGCCACTGCTCATCGGAGATGTCACCGTGATGCTTAGAGATGGAGCTGCGTTCGTATCCGAGCTATATTTCACCGATAACTCGAGCTGGGGAAAGAGTGGGATGTTCAAGATAGGTGCCAGGGTTGTGCCAGGAAGCTACCGCGGACCAAGGATTAGAGAAGCCATGACCGAGCCTTTCAAGGTCAAAGATCACAGAGGCGAAT CATACAAAAAGCATTATCCACCAGCCCTAGAAGATGAGGTATGGCGGCTGGAGAAGATCGCCAAGGACGGTAAATTCCACAAGAAGCTGGCAGATGCCAAAATTAACACCGTCCAAGACTTCTTGAAGCTGTGGTTTGTCAACCCACAGAGCCTTCGACAG ATACTGGGACAAGGAATGTCGGATCGGAAGTGGGAGGCGACCATCAATCACGCGAAGACCTGCGTCGTCGGCGACAAACTCTACATCCACCACGGCCGGCGATATGCTATCGTCCTGAACTCAGTTTGCCAGGTTGTGAACATCATTGCCGGCGCTTATAGATACACCCTACAGGATCTGGTTAACAGAGCTGACAGA GACCATGTTCATCAACTAGCTCGAGAAGCATACGAAAATTGGGGTCATTTGGAAGAGTTCCACGGATTGCTGCCTAATACTAATCTTCCTCTACATCAAATTA CAGATGTGCAGATGCCACGAGGTACTGTAGAACCTGATCTGTACACGGATCAAGACGAGGTTGGAACATTCGTGTGTGACTTTGGCGACGACGGCGTTGGTCCTTTCAACTTTTCTGATGTGCAGTCAACAACATACTAA
- the LOC103975531 gene encoding protein FAF-like, chloroplastic, whose product MAPPCLRSELEMSVALLQTPFRLEKCDLAKDDPVMALHDEEDLPGQFDVWSAIQAQKAANPVASDAPAPYVHPLVRRSSSSLSQKSLEICTESLGSETGSDDFSSFLDELDHDYSLDIGAEKEEANHDMHDKLVVMEEGGVWFRKKETEEVQVPLRKGKELTSVNYHCSVSRQSHLRSFPPPLPSISRRDGVPCLHMRPHRREGRLLVEAVPVPSQNYFHAQRGDGRLLLSFIDATFDDPEASSDNIQINEESNGIEVEEIERSAEEEEVEEKNCCAEDEDEEEEEEEEEVEVVDRGAVIEVKVSTQPQQQTGGAMKVLRSSLVINKFVGITPQRSNTKCGLPPESDEASKTDLNNAGKLQATTAAPIVRRPPPTTTTAAAAVAVASTLSASAEAYSDETRLPIGNDGHLPPDNKLLFTSKRRNREELLHSMRRCSQLRRPLFIREPCCIATSS is encoded by the exons ATGGCACCTCCTTGTTTGAG GTCCGAACTTGAGATGTCGGTGGCTTTGCTGCAAACGCCCTTCCGACTGGAGAAGTGCGACCTCGCTAAGGATGATCCTGTGATGGCCCTGCACGATGAAGAGGACCTGCCCGGGCAATTCGACGTATGGAGCGCCATCCAGGCGCAGAAAGCTGCCAATCCGGTCGCCTCTGATGCACCAGCTCCTTATGTTCATCCTCTTGTGAGGCGGTCCTCCAGTTCGCTGAGCCAGAAGAGCCTCGAGATATGCACGGAGAGCCTTGGATCGGAGACCGGCTCTGATGACTTCTCTTCGTTCCTCGATGAGCTTGACCACGATTACTCGCTCGATATTGGAGCGGAGAAAGAAGAAGCGAATCATGACATGCATGACAAGCTGGTAGTCATGGAAGAAGGAGGAGTGTGGTTTAGGAAGAAGGAAACAGAGGAGGTCCAAGTGCCGCTACGCAAAGGAAAGGAGCTCACATCAGTGAACTATCATTGCTCCGTCAGCAGACAGTCGCATCTGAGGTCGTTCCCTCCGCCGCTGCCATCCATCTCCCGCCGCGACGGGGTGCCGTGCCTGCACATGAGGCCTCATCGCCGTGAAGGCCGGCTTCTCGTTGAGGCTGTCCCTGTACCTTCTCAGAACTACTTCCACGCCCAGCGCGGGGACGGCcgcctcctcctctccttcaTCGACGCCACCTTCGACGATCCAGAAGCCTCCTCCGACAACATACAAATCAACGAAGAATCAAATGGAATCGAAGTAGAAGAGATCGAACGGtcagcagaggaagaagaagtggaaGAGAAGAACTGCTGCGCGGAAgacgaagacgaggaggaggaagaagaagaagaggaagtggaAGTAGTCGACAGGGGAGCCGTCATCGAGGTAAAAGTGAGCACACAACCCCAGCAACAGACCGGCGGTGCCATGAAGGTCCTCCGCTCTTCCCTCGTCATCAACAAATTCGTCGGCATCACGCCACAGAGAAGCAACACCAAGTGCGGGCTGCCGCCGGAAAGCGATGAAGCAAGCAAAACCGATCTCAACAACGCCGGCAAACTGCAGGCTACCACAGCAGCTCCAATCGTACGTCGACCCCCGCCAACAACCACCACTGCAGCAGCTGCAGTGGCGGTAGCCTCCACCCTCAGTGCCTCGGCCGAAGCTTACAGTGACGAAACGAGGTTGCCGATCGGCAACGACGGACACCTGCCACCGGACAACAAGCTGCTGTTCACGTCCAAGCGTCGGAACCGGGAGGAGCTGCTGCACAGCATGAGGAGATGCAGTCAGCTGCGCAGGCCATTGTTCATCAGGGAACCCTGTTGCATTGCCACTTCCTCCTGA
- the LOC135630938 gene encoding phosphatidylinositol 4-phosphate 5-kinase 1-like, protein MRRPADDNSDATVGTTTTGAGVEEAAEDGEKPPVHPRGRSQGGGGGRRVTPTVDSAEEAAVEKVLPNGDLYTGGFVGSAPHGRGKYLWADGCMYEGEWRRGKATGKGKFSWPSGATFEGDFRSGRMEGFGTFTGADGDTYRGQWVADRKHGFGSKSYANGDYYEGMWRRNLQEGRGRYVWRNGNQYVGEWRGGVINGRGALIWANGNRYDGQWENGVPRGSGVFTWPDGSCYVGSWNRGEPKALNGTFYPAATAAWKETDGRRNPFFQLYDGSAPTAPLVLAPRKRSSSVDGGAAGRGSSAAEKNFPRICIWESDGDAGDITCDIIDTLEASMLYKDGLAFDHGSGTLIGSVHQRRRPSVLLMQEAKKPGQTISKGHKNYDLMLNLQLGIRYSIGKPGSTQLRELRPADFDPMEKFWTRFPPEGSKTTPPHQSVEFRWKDYCPRVFGHLRKLFSVDPADYMLAICGNDALRELSSPGKSGSFFFLTQDDRFMIKTVKKSEVKVLLRMLPSYYRHVCHCENSLVTRFYGVHCVKPIGGQKVRFIVMGNLFCSGYQIHRRFDLKGSSHGRTTDKAEGEIDETTTLKDLDLDFVFRLKTSWYIELLEQIKQDCEFLEAEGIMDYSLLVGVHFCDHLSASKISLSPFPDLPKLYDKDPFHRGEAWSDLSFSASTCQDDQMLDTRKPSIRLGANMPARAERITRTESEPFLVAGGGLSTPTRSGELHDVLLCFGIIDILQDYDITKKLEHAYKSLHVDPNSISAVDPKLYSRRFQDFIGRIFVEDD, encoded by the exons ATGCGGCGACCTGCTGATGACAATAGCGACGCGACCGTTGGCACCACCACTACCGGAGCCGGCGTGGAGGAGGCGGCTGAGGACGGGGAAAAGCCTCCTGTTCATCCTAGGGGTAGATCGCAGGGTGGGGGAGGCGGGCGGAGGGTGACGCCTACGGTCGACTCCGCTgaggaggcggcggtggagaaggtgcTACCGAACGGGGACCTGTATACGGGAGGGTTCGTGGGCAGCGCGCCGCACGGGCGTGGGAAGTACCTTTGGGCGGACGGGTGTATGTacgagggggagtggcggcgggggAAGGCTACTGGGAAGGGCAAGTTCTCTTGGCCCTCCGGCGCCACCTTCGAGGGCGATTTCCGCTCCGGCCGGATGGAGGGCTTCGGCACCTTCACAGGAGCCGACGGAGACACCTACCGCGGCCAGTGGGTGGCAGACCGAAAGCACGGATTCGGCAGCAAGTCCTACGCCAACGGCGACTATTATGAGGGCATGTGGCGGCGCAACCTTCAGGAGGGCCGCGGCCGCTACGTCTGGCGGAATGGCAACCAGTACGTGGGCGAGTGGCGGGGCGGCGTCATCAACGGCCGCGGCGCGCTCATCTGGGCTAACGGCAACCGATACGACGGCCAGTGGGAGAACGGCGTCCCAAGGGGCAGCGGCGTCTTCACCTGGCCGGACGGCAGTTGCTACGTCGGCAGCTGGAACCGCGGCGAGCCGAAGGCCCTCAACGGAACCTTTTACCCCGCCGCCACTGCTGCTTGGAAGGAGACCGACGGGAGGAGAAACCCCTTCTTTCAGTTGTACGATGGATCGGCGCCAACTGCACCGCTGGTCCTTGCTCCCAGGAAGCGGTCGTCGTCGGTCGATGGAGGAGCGGCCGGTAGGGGGAGCTCGGCGGCCGAGAAGAACTTCCCCAGGATCTGCATTTGGGAGTCGGACGGAGACGCAGGGGACATCACCTGCGATATCATCGACACCCTCGAGGCATCGATGCTGTACAAAGATGGTTTGGCATTCGACCATGGAAGTGGCACCCTCATCGGGTCTGTGCACCAGCGACGCAGGCCCAGCGTCTTGTTGATGCAGGAGGCAAAGAAGCCGGGGCAGACAATATCGAAGGGGCACAAGAACTACGATCTGATGTTAAACCTTCAATTAGGCATTAG ATACTCGATTGGAAAGCCAGGATCGACTCAACTGCGGGAGCTGAGGCCAGCAGATTTCGATCCGATGGAGAAGTTCTGGACAAGGTTTCCTCCTGAGGGATCAAAGACTACTCCACCCCACCAGTCGGTTGAATTCCGCTGGAAGGACTACTGCCCCAGGGTCTTCGg ACACCTGAGGAAGTTGTTCTCGGTGGATCCGGCAGATTATATGTTAGCTATTTGTGGAAATGACGCATTGAGGGAGCTGTCTTCCCCTGGGAAGAGTGGCAGCTTCTTTTTCCTGACCCAGGATGATCGATTTATGATTAAGACAGTAAAGAAATCTGAAGTGAAG GTACTCCTTAGGATGTTACCCAGTTATTACCGACATGTATGTCACTGTGAGAATTCGTTAGTGACGAGATTCTATGGTGTGCATTGTGTGAAACCAATTGGTGGTCAGAAG GTCCGTTTCATTGTTATGGGTAATTTGTTCTGCTCTGGATATCAAATACATAGAAGATTTGATTTGAAAGGTTCTTCCCATGGCCGAACAACTGACAAGGCTGAGGGTGAGATTGATGAGACAACAACCCTTAAGGATCTCGACCTCGACTTTGTATTTCGCCTTAAAACGTCTTGGTACATAGAGCTTCTCGA ACAAATCAAGCAGGACTGCGAGTTCTTAGAAGCAGAGGGGATTATGGATTATAGTCTCCTGGTGGGAGTTCACTTCTGTGATCATCTCTCAGCTTCTAAAATAAGCCTGTCACCATTTCCGGATTTGCCAA AATTATATGACAAAGACCCATTTCACCGTGGAGAAGCCTGGTCTGACTTGAGCTTCTCAGCGTCAACCTGTCAAGATGATCAGATGCTGGACACACG GAAACCATCGATCCGTCTGGGTGCAAACATGCCTGCAAGAGCAGAGCGCATTACAAGAACAGAGTCCGAGCCATTTCTTGTAGCTGGTGGTGGGTTGTCGACGCCAACACGAAGTGGTGAGCTCCATGATGTGCTGCTCTGCTTTGGTATAATCGATATCCTCCAGGACTACGACATCACTAAAAAATTGGAGCATGCCTACAAATCGCTGCATGTCGATCCCAATTCCATCTCGGCGGTGGACCCCAAGCTCTACTCGAGAAGGTTCCAGGATTTCATTGGCAGAATCTTTGTGGAAGATGATTAA
- the LOC103975529 gene encoding UDP-glycosyltransferase 87A1, which yields MDPDPRNLDAKAANATTVAASCHVVVVPYPGRGHINPMMCLSHLLAAHGAVVTFVVTEDWLALLHAADAVPPPAAVRLRTIPNVIPSEAGRGADFPSFLEAVYTKMGDPFERLLDELDLPPAAIIADSYLSWAVAAGNRRGIPVALLVTISPAAFSVLYHFDRIPSHLLSLVAVSDHVAGEEFLGQWVPGLISFRLADVKSISMATTLNRALESVYWVLKAQIILFTSFYELGPRVIDSLRSELSCPVYSVGPCIPYMMPQVNKSIPCSGNDVDYFSWLDSQKEQSVLYVSLGSFLSVLESQMEEIAMGLRASETKFLWVAHGNSPRMQEVCGKSGFVVPWCDQLRVLHHPSVGGFLTHCGWNSILEAIFAGVPMLTFPIAWDQPLNSRLVVDEWKIGLSLKEELRKDNIVGRDNVAMLVKRLMDSDGGVEGKEMRRRARELQTASLKAIDEGGSSHGSIISFLKGLKQSKTE from the exons ATGGATCCCGACCCCCGTAATCTCGACGCAAAAGCGGCGAACGCCACAACCGTTGCGGCGAGCTGCCACGTGGTGGTGGTTCCCTACCCGGGCCGCGGCCACATCAACCCCATGATGTGTCTGTCCCACCTCCTCGCGGCCCACGGGGCCGTCGTCACCTTCGTTGTCACCGAGGACTGGCTTGCCCTCCTCCACGCCGCCGACGCCGTCCCGCCGCCTGCCGCCGTCCGCCTCCGCACCATACCTAACGTCATCCCTTCCGAGGCGGGCCGCGGCGCCGACTTCCCTAGCTTCCTCGAGGCCGTCTATACCAAGATGGGCGACCCCTTCGAGCGCCTCCTCGACGAGCTGGATCTCCCGCCGGCCGCGATCATCGCCGACTCGTACCTGTCGTGGGCGGTGGCTGCCGGCAACCGCAGGGGCATCCCGGTGGCCTTGCTGGTCACCATATCCCCCGCCGCCTTCTCCGTTCTCTACCACTTCGACCGCATCCCTAGTCATCTGCTGTCTCTGGTGGCTGTGTCCGACCACGTCGCAG GAGAAGAGTTTTTGGGACAGTGGGTTCCTGGCCTAATTTCATTTAGATTAGCTGATGTCAAGTCCATCTCAATGGCGACGACACTAAACAGAGCATTGGAGTCTGTCTATTGGGTTCTAAAAGCACAAATCATTCTCTTCACTTCATTTTATGAGCTCGGGCCTCGTGTAATTGACTCGCTACGATCAGAGCTCTCATGCCCTGTGTATTCTGTGGGCCCTTGTATTCCTTACATGATGCCGCAAGTGAACAAGTCAATTCCATGCAGTGGCAACGATGTCGACTACTTCAGTTGGCTCGATTCCCAGAAGGAGCAATCCGTACTTTATGTCTCGTTGGGCAGTTTCCTCTCAGTCCTGGAATCTCAGATGGAAGAGATTGCAATGGGCTTACGTGCCAGTGAAACCAAGTTTCTGTGGGTTGCTCATGGCAACTCTCCAAGAATGCAGGAGGTATGTGGTAAATCGGGCTTTGTCGTGCCATGGTGTGACCAGTTAAGGGTCTTGCATCATCCTTCGGTTGGAGGATTCTTGACTCATTGTGGGTGGAATTCAATACTAGAAGCCATATTTGCAGGGGTTCCAATGCTCACTTTCCCCATAGCGTGGGATCAACCACTTAATAGCCGACTTGTAGTCGATGAATGGAAGATTGGTCTCAGTTTGAAGGAAGAGTTGCGGAAAGACAACATTGTTGGAAGAGATAATGTTGCCATGCTTGTCAAGAGACTCATGGACTCGGACGGTGGCGTCGAGGGTAAAGAGATGAGGAGAAGAGCAAGAGAACTGCAGACGGCTTCTCTTAAAGCGATCGACGAAGGTGGTTCATCACACGGTAGCATCATTTCTTTTCTAAAAGGACTTAAGCAGTCAAAAACTGAATAA
- the LOC103975528 gene encoding UDP-glycosyltransferase 87A1: protein MTESMAAASSTCHLVAVPYPGRGHVNPMMCLCRLLAAHGALVTFVVTEEWLALLRAAPGRPPPTAIRLRTIPNVIPSESGRAADFPGFLDAVFTRMGDPFERLLDELEPAPAAIVADSYLPWAVAIGNRRGIPVASLFTMSAAFFSVFYQVDRVPGLLRPQAAVPDHAIGGDLLAQWIPGLTSLRSADFMPLIRMKKPTERVLETFSWIPKAQTVLFTTFYELEPRVLDSLRSELSCPVYSVGPCIPYMLPQVNGSIPCSGNEDDYFSWLDSQMERSVLYVSLGSFLSVSKSQMEEIAMGLCASQPKFLWVARDDSLRIQQMCARSGLVVPWCDQLRVLHHPSVGGFLTHCGWNSTLEAVFAGVPMLTFPLLWDQIANSRLVVEEWKVGLSLKEKLGEDNVIGRDDIAMFVKRLMDSNGLESTEMRRRATELRIASLKAIEEGGSSDTGITSFLHGLMKCND from the exons ATGACAGAGTCCATGGCGGCCGCCTCGTCGACCTGCCACCTGGTGGCGGTTCCCTACCCGGGCCGCGGCCACGTCAACCCCATGATGTGCCTGTGCCGCCTCCTCGCCGCCCACGGCGCCCTCGTCACTTTCGTCGTCACCGAGGAGTGGCTCGCCCTGCTCCGCGCCGCACCCGGCCGGCCGCCGCCCACCGCAATCCGCCTCCGCACCATCCCCAACGTCATCCCCTCCGAGTCGGGCCGCGCCGCCGACTTCCCCGGGTTCCTCGACGCCGTGTTCACCAGGATGGGCGACCCCTTCGAGCGCCTCCTCGACGAGCTGGAGCCCGCACCGGCCGCCATCGTGGCCGACTCGTACCTGCCCTGGGCCGTGGCGATCGGCAACCGCAGGGGCATCCCGGTGGCCTCGCTGTTCACCATGTCCGCCGCCTTCTTCTCCGTTTTCTACCAAGTGGACCGCGTCCCTGGCCTGCTGCGGCCTCAGGCAGCCGTGCCTGACCACGCAATAG GAGGAGATCTTTTGGCGCAATGGATTCCTGGCCTAACTTCTCTTAGATCAGCAGACTTCATGCCCTTAATTCGAATGAAGAAGCCAACCGAGAGAGTGTTGGAGACCTTCTCCTGGATTCCAAAGGCACAAACTGTTCTCTTCACTACCTTCTACGAGCTCGAGCCTCGTGTACTTGACTCACTTCGATCAGAGCTCTCATGCCCTGTGTACTCTGTCGGACCCTGTATTCCTTACATGCTGCCACAAGTGAACGGCTCAATTCCATGCAGTGGCAATGAGGACGACTACTTCAGCTGGCTCGATTCCCAGATGGAACGATCTGTGCTTTATGTCTCATTGGGCAGCTTCCTCTCTGTCTCAAAGTCACAGATGGAAGAGATAGCAATGGGCCTCTGTGCCAGCCAACCCAAGTTCCTGTGGGTTGCTCGTGATGACTCTCTCAGAATTCAGCAGATGTGTGCTAGATCGGGCCTCGTGGTGCCATGGTGCGACCAGCTGAGGGTCCTGCATCATCCTTCAGTTGGAGGATTCCTGACTCACTGTGGGTGGAATTCAACTCTGGAAGCTGTGTTTGCAGGGGTTCCAATGCTCACCTTCCCCCTACTATGGGATCAAATAGCTAATAGCCGACTTGTTGTAGAAGAATGGAAGGTTGGTCTCAGTTTGAAGGAAAAGTTGGGCGAAGACAACGTTATTGGAAGAGATGACATCGCCATGTTTGTCAAGAGACTAATGGATTCCAATGGCCTTGAGAGTACAGAGATGAGGAGAAGAGCCACGGAACTCCGAATAGCTTCTCTTAAAGCGATTGAGGAAGGTGGTTCTTCCGACACTGGCATCACTTCCTTCCTACATGGCCTTATGAAGTGTAATGATTGA
- the LOC135631093 gene encoding WAT1-related protein At1g21890-like, giving the protein MAVGGAWKSVKPYLAMVFLQFGYSGMYVISVASLKSGMSHYVLVVYRNAVAAAVVAPFALWFERKTRPKMTLAIFLKIMALAFLEPVLDQNFYYMGAKNTSASFSSALFNVLPAVTFVNAVILRMEKIDIKKRRSQAKVVGTLVTVIGALLMILYTGPIIEFVWTKGRSHHAGDSGQNESHWLIGTFMLLFSCFCWSAFFILQSHTLKSYPAELSLSTLICLMGAGQGGALALVMERSTKPWLIGFDTRLFTAVYSGIMCSGVAYYVQGIVMKERGPVFVTAFNPLCMIITAIMGSIILAEEITLGRVLGAVIIVIGLYSLIWGKSKDHLTEPSQPREKEAALVKTSPIDHVAVIDIQPARNP; this is encoded by the exons ATGGCTGTTGGTGGTGCTTGGAAGAGTGTGAAGCCCTACTTGGCCATGGTGTTCCTGCAGTTTGGGTACTCGGGCATGTACGTGATCTCCGTCGCCTCGCTCAAGAGCGGCATGAGCCACTACGTGCTTGTCGTGTACCGGAATGCCGTCGCGGCAGCTGTCGTCGCTCCGTTTGCTCTCTGGTTTGAACG GAAGACAAGGCCCAAGATGACACTGGCCATCTTCCTCAAGATAATGGCTCTGGCGTTCCTGGA GCCGGTGCTCGACCAAAACTTCTACTACATGGGCGCCAAGAACACATCAGCAAGCTTCTCCTCTGCCCTCTTCAACGTGTTGCCTGCTGTTACTTTTGTCAATGCCGTTATCCTCAG GATGGAGAAGATCGATATCAAGAAACGACGTAGCCAGGCGAAGGTTGTCGGCACTCTGGTGACGGTGATCGGTGCACTGCTCATGATACTATACACAGGCCCAATCATCGAGTTCGTATGGACCAAGGGAAGGAGCCACCACGCCGGGGACAGCGGCCAGAACGAAAGCCACTGGCTTATCGGCACGTTCATGCTGCTGTTCAGCTGCTTCTGCTGGTCTGCTTTCTTCATCCTGCAG TCGCACACGTTGAAGTCCTATCCTGCAGAGCTCTCCCTGAGCACCTTGATATGCCTCATGGGCGCGGGACAAGGTGGAGCCCTTGCTCTTGTGATGGAGCGCAGCACCAAGCCATGGCTGATAGGATTCGACACAAGACTCTTCACCGCCGTGTACTCC GGAATCATGTGCTCTGGAGTCGCTTACTATGTTCAAGGCATCGTGATGAAGGAGAGAGGCCCTGTCTTCGTCACAGCCTTCAACCCTCTTTGCATGATCATCACGGCCATAATGGGCTCCATTATTCTGGCGGAGGAGATCACCTTAGGAAG GGTATTAGGTGCAGTCATAATAGTGATCGGCCTCTACTCCCTCATCTGGGGGAAGAGCAAAGATCACTTAACGGAGCCCTCgcagccgagggagaaggaagcagCACTCGTGAAGACGAGCCCGATCGACCACGTCGCCGTCATCGACATCCAACCTGCGAGGAATCCTTAA